TCTGGCAAACACCGTCCGGCAAAAAAGTGCTCATCAGGTCACAGCGAATGGTGTCATTTGCCGAGCGGCACTTGGCCGTGCTCACGTTTGAAGTCACGATGCTTGAGGGTGACGCCCCCATTGCAATCTCGTGCCAGTTGCTCAACCGGCAAGATGGCAAGGACGAGTACGGCGCCACGACCAAAGCCTCGGGCACCGACTTTGATCCCCGCAAAACCAACGATTTCACAGACAGGGTGCTGCATCCCCAGACCTACTGGCAAGACGGCAGCCGATCAGTCCTGAGTTACAAAGTTGCCCGCTCCGGTATGACCGTCGCGGTTGCCGCAGACCACTACGTAGCCGCGTCATCCGAAGTTGTCGAAAAAACCTCGATCGACGGCGACATTGCGAAGCATGTTTACCGCGTCCAGGCTCGTGAGGGGCACACCATTTCGGTGACCAAGGTGGTCTCATACCACTCCTCAGGCGGCGTGCCAGCCCGCGAGCTCGTTGACCGTTGCCGTCGCACACTCGACCGAGTCGAGACAGAGGGCATCGAGCTGCAATTTGTAAAGCAGAGCGAATGGCTCGCCGACTATTGGCTGCGCTCAGACATCGAGATTCCGGGGCAGCCCGCGGTGCAGCAGGCCGTCCGTTGGAACCTGTTCCAACTCGCGCAGGCATCCGCGCGAGCCGAGGGCTCCGGCATCCCGGCAAAGGGCCTGACCGGCAGCGGCTACAGCGGGCACTACTTCTGGGACACCGAGGTCTACGTGCTTCCGTACCTCACGTACACCTCCCCCCGCTTTGCCCGCAACGCGTTGAGATTCCGCTACAACATGTTGCCGGCCGCGCGTCGACGCGCCATCGAGCTCAACGAACGCGGCGCGCTCTTCCCCTGGCGCACGATCAACGGCGAAGAGGCATCCGCCTATTACGCCGCCGGCACGGCGCAGTTCCATATCGATGCAGACATCACCTACGCCCTTGCAAAATACGTGGCGGCAACGGGAGACGATGATTTCCTTGCCCGCGAAGGCGTCGATATTGTGGTCGAGACCGCGCGAATGTGGGCTGACCTCGGATTCTGGCGACACGGGGGCGATGAAGCATTCCACATCCACGGGGTGACGGGCCCAGACGAATACACCACGGTTGTCAACGACAACATGTTTACCAACTCGATGGCTAAGTTCAACCTGCAGTATGCGGTTGATACCGTCACCCGCCTCGAAACCATTCGCCCAGACGAGTTCCGGAGCATGGTTGCGCGCCTTGAACTCGAGCCAGAAGAAATACGAGAGTGGCAGCGTGCCGCAAACGCGATGACCATTCCGTATGACGAGCGACTTGGCATCCACCCACAAGACGCGCAGTTTCTTGAGCGCGAAATGTGGGATCTAGAACGCACGCCGCCAGAGAAGCGCCCGCTTCTCCTGCACTTCCATCCCCTCGTCATCTACCGTTTCCAGGTGCTCAAGCAGGCCGATGTGGTGCTCGCGCTGTTCCTGCAGGGCAACTACTTCACGGCGGACCAGAAAATCGCAGACTTTGAGTACTACGACCCAATCACGACGGGCGACTCAACACTTTCCGCTGTTGTGCAGTCAATCATGGCCGCTGAGGTTGGCTACCACGAGCTCGCGCTGCAGTATTTCCACGACGGCCTCTTTGTTGACCTCGCCGACCTGCACCAAAATACCTCCGACGGCGTTCACGTTGCGTCAACCGGCGGCGTCTGGAGCGCCCTCGTCT
The DNA window shown above is from Lysinibacter cavernae and carries:
- a CDS encoding glycoside hydrolase family 65 protein, with translation MAPEHFLNRSRYPVNEWELTEKIFDESDLGRSETLFSVGNGYLGMRGNHEEGRNSYSHGTFINGLHETWPILHAEQAYGFAQVGQTIVNAPDAKTIRLYVDDEPFNLSDAEMLHYDRTLNFADGVLRRSMIWQTPSGKKVLIRSQRMVSFAERHLAVLTFEVTMLEGDAPIAISCQLLNRQDGKDEYGATTKASGTDFDPRKTNDFTDRVLHPQTYWQDGSRSVLSYKVARSGMTVAVAADHYVAASSEVVEKTSIDGDIAKHVYRVQAREGHTISVTKVVSYHSSGGVPARELVDRCRRTLDRVETEGIELQFVKQSEWLADYWLRSDIEIPGQPAVQQAVRWNLFQLAQASARAEGSGIPAKGLTGSGYSGHYFWDTEVYVLPYLTYTSPRFARNALRFRYNMLPAARRRAIELNERGALFPWRTINGEEASAYYAAGTAQFHIDADITYALAKYVAATGDDDFLAREGVDIVVETARMWADLGFWRHGGDEAFHIHGVTGPDEYTTVVNDNMFTNSMAKFNLQYAVDTVTRLETIRPDEFRSMVARLELEPEEIREWQRAANAMTIPYDERLGIHPQDAQFLEREMWDLERTPPEKRPLLLHFHPLVIYRFQVLKQADVVLALFLQGNYFTADQKIADFEYYDPITTGDSTLSAVVQSIMAAEVGYHELALQYFHDGLFVDLADLHQNTSDGVHVASTGGVWSALVSGFGGMRDYNGEITFDPRLPAGWQELTFRLTLKGARLRVTVTAESIRFTVEDGDGVTVSVRGESVTVRPESPVTVDLLHHGPRTSGAPTQRDLRDNRRADGTLITASIPRSEL